Proteins co-encoded in one Nitratireductor kimnyeongensis genomic window:
- a CDS encoding acetylornithine deacetylase/succinyl-diaminopimelate desuccinylase family protein — MNEQLALAVRRRTDDLVALTSDLIRYPTVNPPGDAYTPCCEYIACRLKANGFATQFVRGVGAPGDSDRYPRTNVIARREGRGPGATVHFNSHIDVVEAGEGWTVDPYAAIVKDGKVYGRGACDMKGGLAASIIAAEAFLEIYPDFPGAIEISGTADEESGGFGGVAYLASKGFFSKPRVDHVIIPEPLNKDRICLGHRGVWWAEIETHGAIAHGAMPFLGDSAIRHMGALLHAFEDKLFPALDAKETRMPVVPEGARRSTMNINSVHGGQTEDFFPGLPAPNVAHSCRMVIDRRFLIEEDISEVKGEVVSILERLKRERPKFDYSMRDLMEVLPLMTEEDAPVPSAIAAGIREVFGKEPEYVISPGTYDQKHISRIGHLHDCVAYGPGILDLAHQPDEWVGIEDMVQSATVMAMSLDVLLRGVAPPR, encoded by the coding sequence ATGAACGAACAGCTTGCCCTGGCTGTGCGGCGCAGGACCGACGACCTCGTCGCACTCACCTCCGATCTGATCCGATATCCCACGGTGAACCCGCCCGGTGACGCCTATACGCCGTGCTGCGAATACATCGCCTGTCGGCTGAAGGCGAACGGCTTTGCCACGCAATTTGTCCGGGGCGTCGGCGCTCCGGGCGATTCGGATCGTTATCCGCGCACTAACGTCATTGCGCGGCGTGAGGGCCGCGGCCCCGGCGCAACGGTGCATTTCAACTCTCATATCGATGTGGTGGAAGCCGGTGAAGGCTGGACGGTCGACCCTTATGCCGCCATCGTGAAGGACGGCAAGGTTTACGGACGCGGGGCCTGCGACATGAAGGGCGGGCTTGCGGCCTCCATCATCGCCGCCGAGGCGTTTCTCGAAATTTACCCGGATTTTCCCGGAGCCATCGAGATCTCCGGCACGGCAGACGAGGAGTCCGGCGGGTTTGGTGGCGTCGCCTATCTCGCCAGCAAGGGCTTCTTCTCAAAACCCCGCGTCGATCACGTCATCATTCCCGAGCCGCTCAACAAGGACCGCATCTGCCTTGGCCATCGCGGTGTGTGGTGGGCGGAGATCGAAACGCATGGCGCGATAGCCCATGGCGCCATGCCGTTCCTGGGCGATTCGGCCATTCGCCACATGGGCGCCCTCCTCCATGCTTTCGAGGACAAGCTTTTCCCCGCGCTCGACGCCAAGGAAACCCGCATGCCGGTCGTGCCCGAAGGCGCGCGCCGCTCCACCATGAACATAAACTCGGTCCATGGCGGGCAGACGGAGGATTTTTTCCCGGGGCTCCCCGCGCCAAACGTGGCTCACTCCTGCCGCATGGTGATCGATCGCCGTTTCCTCATCGAAGAGGACATTTCCGAAGTGAAGGGCGAAGTGGTCTCAATCCTGGAACGCCTGAAGCGCGAGCGGCCGAAATTCGACTATTCCATGCGCGATCTGATGGAGGTCTTGCCGCTGATGACCGAAGAAGACGCCCCCGTTCCGAGCGCCATTGCCGCCGGCATCCGCGAGGTTTTCGGCAAGGAACCGGAATATGTGATTTCGCCCGGCACCTACGACCAGAAGCACATTTCGCGGATCGGTCACCTGCATGACTGCGTGGCCTACGGCCCCGGTATTCTCGATCTCGCCCACCAACCCGACGAATGGGTCGGCATCGAGGATATGGTGCAGTCTGCCACCGTCATGGCGATGAGCCTCGACGTTCTGTTGCGCGGCGTGGCGCCGCCACGTTAG
- a CDS encoding acyl carrier protein — protein MHVTTFDKVADIIAETSEIDREKITPESHTIDDLGIDSLDFLDIVFAIDKEFGIKVPLEKWTQEVNDGKVSTEEYFVMKNLCAKIDDLVAAKAG, from the coding sequence CTGCACGTGACGACATTCGACAAGGTTGCCGACATCATCGCTGAAACCAGCGAGATCGACCGCGAGAAAATCACCCCCGAAAGCCACACCATTGACGATCTGGGCATCGACAGCCTCGACTTTCTCGACATCGTCTTTGCCATCGACAAGGAATTCGGCATCAAGGTTCCGCTGGAAAAGTGGACCCAGGAAGTCAATGACGGCAAGGTTTCGACGGAAGAGTATTTCGTCATGAAGAACCTTTGCGCCAAGATCGACGATCTGGTGGCCGCCAAGGCCGGCTGA
- a CDS encoding ABC transporter substrate-binding protein, with the protein MKTIKSVIGGATLLLMAGSAALAARTDLVIGVVLEPPHLDPTASAAAAIDEILYSNLFQGLTRIGRNGEVLPALAESWEVSDDGKIYTFKLRSGVTFHDGTTFDAEDVKFTLDRARAEDSTNAQKQLFAAIDTVEVIDPSTIQVTLSSPQGSFLYNLGWGDAVVVAPESAETNKEKPIGTGPFKFDKWAKGSSVTLVKNPDYWGEPVALEKAEFRVVPDAAAAIPALLSGDVQAFPQMPAGDALIQIESDPRFVVAIGVTEGETILSTNNGREPFSNIKVRQAIAHALNREELIAGNGSGYGTPIGSHFSPANEAYVDLTGTYPYDPAKAKALLAEAGYPDGFKATLKLPPPAYARDGGQVVASQLRQVGIDLEIIPVEWAQWLEQVFKNKDYDLTIVSHTEPNDINIYARDDYYFNYKNPAFKEVMNALDATADPEKRIELYQTAQKIIAEDAVNGYMFQLPKIGVWDAKLEGMWENSPIQANDLTQVKWSD; encoded by the coding sequence ATGAAGACGATCAAGTCCGTTATCGGCGGCGCAACCCTGTTATTGATGGCAGGCTCCGCCGCGCTCGCAGCGCGCACCGATTTGGTGATCGGCGTGGTTCTGGAACCGCCGCATCTCGATCCCACCGCGAGTGCTGCCGCCGCAATCGATGAAATTCTTTACTCCAATCTCTTTCAGGGCCTGACCCGAATCGGACGTAATGGCGAGGTGCTGCCGGCCCTCGCCGAAAGCTGGGAGGTTTCCGACGACGGCAAGATCTATACCTTCAAGCTGCGCTCCGGCGTCACCTTCCACGATGGCACCACGTTCGATGCCGAAGACGTGAAGTTCACACTGGACCGGGCTCGTGCGGAAGATTCGACCAACGCGCAAAAGCAGCTCTTTGCTGCCATCGACACGGTCGAGGTGATCGACCCGTCCACCATTCAGGTGACCTTGTCTTCTCCCCAGGGCTCGTTCCTTTACAATCTAGGCTGGGGCGATGCGGTCGTCGTTGCGCCCGAATCCGCGGAAACGAACAAGGAAAAACCCATCGGCACCGGCCCCTTCAAGTTCGACAAATGGGCCAAGGGATCGTCCGTCACTCTAGTCAAGAATCCGGATTACTGGGGCGAGCCCGTCGCCCTTGAGAAAGCAGAATTCCGCGTCGTACCCGATGCCGCAGCTGCGATCCCGGCTCTCTTATCGGGCGATGTGCAGGCTTTCCCGCAGATGCCCGCCGGCGATGCGCTCATCCAGATCGAAAGCGACCCGCGTTTTGTGGTCGCGATCGGTGTGACCGAGGGCGAAACGATCCTCTCCACCAACAACGGCCGGGAACCCTTCAGCAACATCAAGGTGCGGCAGGCCATCGCCCATGCGCTCAACCGCGAGGAACTCATCGCCGGCAATGGTTCAGGCTACGGCACGCCCATCGGCTCGCATTTCTCACCGGCAAACGAAGCCTATGTGGATCTGACCGGCACCTATCCTTACGATCCCGCGAAGGCGAAGGCCCTCCTTGCCGAAGCCGGCTATCCCGACGGTTTCAAGGCAACCCTCAAACTCCCGCCGCCGGCCTATGCGCGCGATGGTGGTCAGGTGGTCGCCTCGCAGCTGCGCCAGGTCGGAATCGATCTGGAAATCATCCCTGTAGAGTGGGCCCAATGGCTGGAGCAGGTCTTCAAGAACAAGGACTACGACCTCACCATCGTCTCCCACACGGAGCCGAACGACATCAACATCTATGCGCGCGACGACTACTACTTCAATTACAAGAATCCTGCATTCAAGGAAGTCATGAACGCTCTGGATGCGACGGCGGATCCGGAAAAGCGCATCGAGCTTTATCAGACAGCCCAGAAAATCATCGCCGAGGACGCGGTCAACGGTTACATGTTCCAGCTTCCGAAGATCGGTGTCTGGGATGCGAAACTCGAAGGCATGTGGGAAAATTCGCCCATTCAGGCCAACGACCTCACACAGGTGAAATGGTCTGATTAA
- a CDS encoding histidine phosphatase family protein: MLRLLVAITFLFGVLPAQATEAGWALLRNGGQVVLMRHAIAPGNGDPANFDIEKCGTQRNLSERGRLQARRIGALVEARAAPVEKVLASRYCRTRDTATQAFGAGLVEAFPALDLPLNESTMEAQTAEIMERINDYTGSGNLFLVTHLEVIEALIGASAREGEAIILSRGADSLAVAARIKFN, translated from the coding sequence ATGCTTCGCCTGCTTGTTGCCATCACTTTTCTATTCGGCGTCCTCCCGGCGCAGGCAACCGAGGCTGGGTGGGCGCTCCTGCGCAATGGCGGTCAGGTTGTTCTGATGCGGCACGCGATCGCACCGGGAAACGGAGATCCAGCCAATTTCGATATTGAGAAATGCGGGACCCAGCGCAATCTCTCAGAGCGCGGACGTCTGCAGGCGCGACGCATCGGCGCGTTGGTCGAGGCGCGCGCGGCGCCGGTGGAAAAGGTTCTAGCCAGCCGCTACTGCCGCACCCGCGACACGGCCACCCAGGCGTTCGGGGCAGGCCTCGTCGAGGCCTTCCCTGCGCTCGACCTGCCATTGAATGAGAGCACAATGGAAGCGCAGACGGCTGAGATCATGGAGCGAATCAACGACTACACCGGTTCGGGAAACCTGTTTCTGGTCACCCATCTCGAAGTCATCGAAGCCTTGATCGGTGCTTCGGCTCGTGAGGGCGAAGCCATCATTTTGTCACGCGGAGCCGACAGTCTCGCGGTCGCCGCGCGGATCAAATTCAACTGA
- a CDS encoding lipid A biosynthesis lauroyl acyltransferase, with the protein MKRLLYTTGKRLKTLEYWLTARMVIGILTLLRKLPPEKALDLAEKVARKLGPKVGRHRLAVDNLRHAYPEKSEAELQTIALDMWGNMARLAAEYVFLDKLFDFDPEAETPGRVEVEGVEIFKRLRDEKDVPHIFFTGHLGNFEFLPIAAARFELATTSLFRPPNNPYVADYILKTRSSAMGGLVPSQAGAALQLARVLDDGGNIGVLVDQKFRKGVKTHFFGRECKTNPLLPKLARQYGCDVYPARCKRLPGGRYRLIVEDKITLPTQADGMIDIEASAQLLNDVVERWVREDPGQWMWFHKRWEM; encoded by the coding sequence ATGAAGCGCCTTCTCTACACAACCGGCAAACGCCTCAAGACGCTGGAATACTGGCTCACCGCGCGCATGGTGATCGGTATTCTCACGCTCCTGCGCAAGCTGCCGCCTGAAAAGGCGCTCGATCTGGCGGAAAAGGTCGCCCGCAAACTTGGGCCCAAGGTGGGCCGCCATCGCCTCGCGGTCGACAATCTGCGCCACGCCTATCCCGAAAAGAGCGAAGCCGAACTCCAGACCATCGCCCTCGATATGTGGGGAAACATGGCGCGCCTTGCAGCTGAATATGTGTTTCTCGACAAGCTGTTCGATTTCGACCCGGAGGCCGAGACCCCTGGCCGTGTCGAGGTGGAAGGTGTGGAGATATTCAAACGCCTGCGCGACGAAAAAGATGTCCCGCACATTTTCTTCACCGGCCATCTGGGCAATTTCGAGTTTCTGCCCATCGCGGCCGCCCGCTTCGAGCTCGCCACCACCTCGCTCTTCCGTCCGCCCAACAATCCCTATGTAGCCGACTACATCCTCAAAACCCGCAGCAGCGCGATGGGTGGGCTTGTGCCGTCACAGGCGGGTGCCGCTCTCCAGCTCGCCCGCGTTCTGGACGATGGCGGCAATATCGGCGTTCTGGTCGATCAGAAATTCCGCAAGGGCGTGAAGACGCACTTCTTCGGCCGTGAATGCAAAACCAATCCGTTGCTCCCGAAACTCGCTCGACAATATGGCTGCGATGTTTACCCGGCCCGCTGCAAGCGCCTGCCCGGTGGCCGCTATCGTCTCATCGTTGAAGACAAGATCACCCTGCCAACACAGGCGGATGGCATGATCGACATCGAAGCCAGCGCCCAACTGCTCAACGATGTTGTCGAGCGTTGGGTCCGCGAGGATCCCGGCCAGTGGATGTGGTTCCACAAGCGTTGGGAAATGTAG
- a CDS encoding L,D-transpeptidase, with product MKRFFFVLALAGLILSGGVAQGFAARLVAKVSVSKQTMTVMHGGRVLHRWRVSTARRGYVTPRGQWRPTRMHKMWHSRKYDMSPMPYSIFYYGGYAIHGTNAVSKLGRPASHGCVRLHTANAKRLYSLVRKVGPGNTRIVVTD from the coding sequence ATGAAACGGTTTTTCTTTGTACTGGCCTTGGCGGGCCTGATCCTTTCGGGCGGCGTAGCGCAAGGTTTCGCGGCTCGGCTTGTGGCCAAGGTCAGCGTTTCCAAACAGACCATGACGGTGATGCATGGGGGGCGCGTGTTGCATCGCTGGCGCGTTTCGACAGCGCGTCGCGGCTATGTGACGCCGCGTGGACAGTGGCGGCCAACGCGCATGCACAAGATGTGGCACTCGCGCAAATACGACATGTCGCCGATGCCCTATTCGATCTTCTACTATGGCGGCTACGCGATCCACGGCACCAATGCGGTGTCCAAGCTCGGCCGACCCGCCTCGCACGGATGCGTGCGCCTACACACGGCCAATGCAAAGCGTCTCTATTCGCTGGTGCGGAAGGTCGGACCGGGCAACACCCGGATCGTGGTCACGGACTGA
- a CDS encoding beta-ketoacyl-ACP synthase → MGVVTSLGQGRAENWDALINGRSGIHPITRFPIDHLATTISGMVDFLPSSTKGASVHTHHLADLVAAEAIEQSGLPASDFGGPLFLAAPPVELDWHHRLALYAKARSHNGNPSLIEAAREARAMELFEESQFGTIADRLAERYGTRGLPITMSTACASGATAIQLGTEAIRRGECDRALAIGADGSATAEALIRFSLLSALTTQNDNPEKASRPFSKDRNGFVLAEGAGALVLESLESALARGAEILGIMRGCGEKADDFHRTRSKPDGSPAIGAVRAALADAGMAEDEIEYVNAHGTSTPENDKMEHLSLSTVFGERMKTTPISSNKSMIGHTLSAAGAIEAVFSIMTMREGVIPPTINYDTPDPAIELDVVPNVKREAQVSTVLSNSFGFGGQNTCLVMAREPV, encoded by the coding sequence ATGGGTGTCGTCACCTCTCTCGGCCAGGGCCGTGCAGAGAACTGGGATGCGTTGATAAACGGGCGTTCCGGAATCCACCCCATCACGCGCTTTCCCATTGATCATCTCGCCACCACGATTTCCGGGATGGTCGACTTCCTGCCATCGAGCACGAAGGGCGCAAGCGTTCACACCCACCACCTTGCCGATCTCGTCGCGGCGGAAGCCATCGAACAGTCCGGTCTGCCTGCCTCCGATTTCGGCGGACCGCTCTTTCTGGCAGCGCCTCCCGTCGAGCTCGACTGGCATCATCGCCTTGCGCTTTATGCCAAGGCCCGCAGCCACAATGGCAATCCCTCGCTCATCGAAGCGGCAAGGGAAGCGCGTGCCATGGAGCTTTTCGAGGAAAGCCAGTTCGGCACCATCGCCGACAGGCTTGCCGAGCGCTACGGCACACGCGGTCTGCCGATCACCATGTCGACGGCCTGCGCATCGGGCGCCACTGCCATCCAGCTTGGCACGGAAGCGATCCGCCGGGGCGAATGCGATCGTGCGCTCGCCATTGGCGCGGACGGGTCGGCGACCGCCGAAGCGTTGATCCGCTTCTCGCTTCTGTCCGCACTGACGACCCAGAATGACAACCCGGAAAAGGCTTCGCGGCCTTTTTCCAAGGATCGCAACGGCTTTGTCCTTGCCGAAGGTGCCGGCGCACTCGTCCTGGAATCGCTCGAAAGCGCGCTTGCGCGCGGCGCCGAAATCCTCGGCATCATGCGCGGCTGCGGCGAGAAGGCCGATGATTTCCATCGCACCCGCTCCAAGCCCGACGGCTCTCCTGCCATTGGCGCGGTCCGCGCTGCCCTTGCCGATGCCGGCATGGCCGAGGACGAGATCGAATATGTCAACGCGCACGGCACCTCGACGCCGGAGAACGACAAGATGGAGCATCTGTCGCTCTCGACCGTCTTTGGCGAGCGCATGAAGACCACCCCTATCTCCTCCAACAAGTCGATGATCGGCCACACGCTTTCTGCAGCCGGTGCCATCGAGGCCGTGTTCTCGATCATGACGATGCGTGAAGGCGTCATTCCGCCCACCATCAATTACGACACGCCGGACCCGGCAATCGAGCTCGACGTGGTGCCGAATGTGAAGCGCGAGGCGCAGGTTTCGACCGTTTTGTCGAACTCCTTCGGCTTCGGCGGACAGAACACCTGCCTTGTCATGGCCCGCGAACCGGTCTAA
- a CDS encoding beta-ketoacyl-ACP synthase, translated as MSPRDVVITGMGIVSSLGEGADAHWQALTAKSPSPVLDTERFAPYSIHPLPEIDWGQQIPRRGDQRQMETWQRLGTYAAGLALDDAGMKDDEALCASMDMVVAAGGGERDETVDEAILAASLERDDHDILLNEKLTTELRPTLFLAQLSNLLAGNISIVHKVTGSSRTFMGEEGAGVSAIETAAARIRSGQSSHVLVGASFQTGHSDMLLAYELAGFLHREDWKPVWQRSEAEGGGVITGSGGAFLVLESRAHAENRGRQAYASIGPVVSRRTRRKNEPLADGIAGMLDQLPLPETPVLALSGASGAHAATAAEREALSRHDNVALRGFSSLTGHMKEAQFPFAVALAALAVHHGSPYPAFDDKNETAFDGRPETVLATAIGYHCYEGMGLIKRA; from the coding sequence ATGAGCCCGCGCGACGTAGTTATCACCGGCATGGGAATCGTTTCCTCGCTTGGCGAGGGCGCAGATGCCCACTGGCAGGCGCTGACGGCAAAGTCGCCGTCTCCCGTCCTCGATACGGAACGGTTTGCACCTTACAGCATCCATCCCCTGCCCGAGATCGATTGGGGCCAGCAGATCCCGCGCCGTGGCGATCAACGCCAGATGGAAACCTGGCAACGCCTTGGCACCTATGCGGCGGGTCTGGCGCTCGACGATGCGGGCATGAAGGACGACGAGGCGCTTTGCGCGTCCATGGATATGGTGGTTGCGGCCGGTGGGGGCGAGCGTGACGAGACGGTGGACGAGGCCATTCTCGCCGCGTCGCTCGAGCGTGACGACCACGATATCCTGCTCAACGAGAAACTCACCACGGAGCTGCGCCCGACGCTTTTCCTGGCTCAGCTCTCCAATCTTCTTGCCGGCAATATCTCCATTGTCCACAAGGTGACCGGTTCGTCGCGCACCTTCATGGGCGAGGAAGGTGCCGGGGTTTCGGCCATCGAGACAGCAGCTGCGCGCATTCGCTCCGGCCAGTCCTCGCACGTGCTGGTCGGCGCGTCCTTCCAGACCGGGCATTCCGACATGCTGCTTGCCTATGAGCTGGCCGGTTTTCTGCATCGTGAAGACTGGAAGCCGGTATGGCAGCGCAGCGAGGCAGAGGGCGGCGGTGTCATCACCGGTTCCGGCGGCGCGTTTCTCGTTCTGGAATCGCGCGCGCATGCGGAAAATCGCGGACGCCAGGCCTACGCATCAATCGGCCCGGTCGTCTCTCGCCGGACCCGCCGCAAAAACGAGCCGTTGGCAGACGGCATCGCAGGGATGCTCGATCAGCTCCCCCTTCCCGAGACGCCTGTTCTCGCGCTCTCAGGGGCGTCCGGGGCCCATGCGGCAACGGCAGCCGAACGCGAGGCGCTTTCGCGGCACGACAATGTTGCGCTGCGCGGCTTCTCCTCGCTCACCGGCCACATGAAGGAGGCGCAGTTTCCCTTCGCAGTCGCGCTTGCCGCACTTGCCGTGCACCATGGCAGCCCCTACCCGGCTTTCGACGATAAAAACGAGACTGCATTCGATGGCAGGCCCGAGACCGTTCTGGCGACTGCGATCGGCTATCATTGCTACGAAGGCATGGGCCTCATCAAAAGAGCCTGA
- a CDS encoding ABC transporter permease, with the protein MLAFLAKRIAIGLVTLVVASAVVFLVLEIVPGDPALLMLGMNAEPEALAALREDMGLNQPVLLRYFSWLAGMALGDFGNSYTYSTPVLELIGERVMVSLPLAIISLFLSTAIALPVGIFAASRRGKPADTISMGAAQIGVAIPNFWFALLLVYVFAVWLRLVPAGGFPGWDAGLWTGFRALFLPAIALALPQAAILARVTRSAMLEVLGEDYIRTARAKGMPRRIVLWHHALRNALIPVLTILGLQFAFLLAGTIIIENVFYLPGLGRLIFQAITQRDLIVVEGVVMLLVATVIAVNILVDIGYAIVDPRLRTRR; encoded by the coding sequence ATGCTCGCCTTTCTCGCAAAGCGCATCGCCATCGGCCTCGTCACTCTCGTTGTGGCATCGGCCGTGGTGTTTCTGGTTCTTGAAATTGTCCCGGGCGATCCCGCCCTCTTGATGCTCGGCATGAATGCGGAACCCGAAGCGCTGGCTGCCCTGCGTGAGGATATGGGGCTCAATCAGCCGGTGCTCCTGCGCTATTTCAGCTGGTTAGCCGGCATGGCGCTTGGTGATTTCGGCAATTCCTACACCTACTCCACGCCCGTGCTCGAATTGATCGGCGAGCGCGTCATGGTTTCACTGCCGCTGGCAATCATCTCGCTCTTCCTGTCCACGGCAATTGCCCTGCCGGTCGGCATATTCGCCGCATCCCGGCGCGGCAAGCCAGCCGATACGATCAGCATGGGGGCAGCGCAGATCGGCGTTGCCATCCCCAATTTCTGGTTTGCACTGCTTCTGGTCTATGTCTTCGCCGTCTGGCTGCGTCTCGTTCCGGCTGGTGGCTTTCCCGGTTGGGATGCTGGGCTGTGGACCGGATTCAGGGCGCTTTTCCTGCCGGCCATCGCGCTCGCCCTTCCCCAGGCTGCCATCCTTGCCCGTGTCACCCGATCCGCTATGCTCGAAGTGCTCGGCGAAGACTATATCCGCACCGCGCGCGCCAAGGGCATGCCGCGCCGCATTGTCCTGTGGCACCACGCGCTGCGCAACGCGCTCATTCCGGTTCTCACCATTCTCGGCCTGCAATTCGCCTTTCTGCTGGCCGGCACCATCATCATCGAGAATGTGTTTTATCTGCCCGGTCTCGGACGCCTGATTTTCCAGGCCATCACCCAGCGCGATCTCATTGTGGTCGAGGGCGTGGTGATGCTGCTCGTCGCCACGGTCATCGCCGTCAACATTCTGGTCGACATCGGCTACGCCATTGTCGACCCACGCCTGAGAACGCGCCGATGA
- a CDS encoding ABC transporter permease, whose translation MTLDTPPPEAAPEPHFLQMAFANRSFVIGVVITVLIAAVALLSFVWTPYDITHLVVADRMKGLSLAHPLGTDHLGRDILSMIMIGARNSIAVAIVAVGIGMGIGVPLGTWAAARGGVIDELLMRFNDLVFAFPALLSAIMITAIFGPGAINAIIAIGIFNVPVFARVARAGALSIWPREYILAARAAGKSKALITIEHILPNIVALLLVQGTIQFALGILAEAGLSYLGLGAQPPMPSWGRMLFEAQTRMMIAPHLAIFPGLAIVITVLGLNLLGDGLRDLLDPRLRRER comes from the coding sequence ATGACTCTCGACACGCCTCCTCCGGAAGCCGCGCCAGAGCCTCATTTCCTGCAAATGGCGTTTGCCAACCGCTCTTTCGTGATCGGCGTCGTCATCACGGTCCTCATCGCCGCCGTGGCGCTCCTGTCCTTCGTTTGGACACCCTACGACATCACCCATCTTGTCGTGGCCGACCGTATGAAGGGCCTGTCGCTTGCCCATCCGCTCGGCACCGATCACCTCGGTCGCGACATTCTTTCCATGATCATGATCGGCGCGCGCAATTCCATCGCCGTTGCCATCGTCGCCGTCGGCATCGGCATGGGGATCGGCGTGCCCCTTGGCACATGGGCTGCAGCCCGTGGTGGCGTGATCGACGAACTCCTGATGCGTTTCAACGATCTCGTTTTCGCCTTCCCCGCGCTTCTATCCGCCATCATGATCACCGCCATTTTCGGCCCCGGAGCGATCAACGCCATCATCGCCATCGGCATTTTCAACGTGCCGGTCTTTGCCCGTGTGGCGCGCGCCGGCGCACTCTCGATATGGCCGCGAGAATACATTCTGGCCGCCCGCGCCGCCGGCAAGAGCAAGGCGCTCATCACCATCGAGCATATTCTGCCAAACATCGTGGCACTGCTGCTCGTGCAGGGAACCATCCAGTTTGCGCTCGGCATTCTGGCCGAAGCAGGCCTCTCCTATCTCGGCCTTGGTGCCCAGCCGCCGATGCCGTCATGGGGCCGCATGCTCTTCGAGGCACAGACCCGCATGATGATCGCCCCGCATCTTGCCATTTTCCCGGGCCTGGCCATCGTCATCACGGTCCTCGGTCTCAACCTTCTGGGCGATGGTCTGCGCGACCTGCTCGATCCGCGACTGAGGCGCGAGCGATGA
- a CDS encoding zinc-binding dehydrogenase, with the protein MRALQLVADRKLETVDLAPPPAPGQGEVTLKIRAVALNHIDVWGWRGMAFAKRKMPLVVGAEASGVVETVGPGVSNLLPGQLVSIYGARTCGLCRPCREGRDNLCEHVSGVHGFHLDGFAQEKINLPARLLVPAPPGVDEIGAAVAPVTFGTVEHMLFDNAKLEPGETILIQAGGSGIGTAAIQLAKSMGCTVITTVGSDDKMEKAKALGADHVINYREDRFEGVVRKITKKRGVDVVFEHVGADTWAGSLLSMKRGGRLVTCGSTSGVSTNMNLMQLFQQQLKIFGSFGCRMENMADAMQKMARGLCSPAIDTEVSFADIDKALARMEGRDVFGKIILRVD; encoded by the coding sequence ATGCGCGCACTTCAACTCGTCGCCGACCGCAAGCTTGAAACCGTCGATCTTGCGCCGCCCCCAGCCCCCGGACAGGGCGAAGTGACGCTGAAGATCCGCGCCGTCGCCCTCAACCACATTGATGTATGGGGCTGGCGCGGCATGGCATTCGCCAAACGCAAGATGCCATTGGTTGTCGGCGCAGAGGCGTCCGGCGTGGTCGAGACGGTCGGCCCCGGCGTCAGCAATCTGCTTCCCGGCCAGTTGGTCTCCATCTACGGCGCACGCACCTGCGGCCTGTGCCGTCCCTGCCGCGAGGGCCGCGACAATCTTTGCGAACACGTCTCCGGCGTACATGGTTTCCATCTTGATGGCTTTGCGCAGGAAAAGATCAATCTGCCGGCGCGCCTGCTCGTTCCCGCACCGCCCGGTGTGGACGAAATCGGCGCTGCCGTTGCGCCCGTCACCTTCGGCACGGTCGAGCACATGCTGTTCGACAATGCGAAGCTCGAGCCGGGAGAAACCATTCTCATCCAGGCCGGTGGCTCCGGCATCGGCACCGCCGCCATCCAGCTCGCCAAAAGCATGGGCTGCACCGTCATCACCACGGTGGGCTCCGATGACAAGATGGAAAAGGCCAAGGCGCTTGGCGCCGATCACGTCATCAACTACCGCGAAGACCGGTTTGAGGGCGTCGTGCGCAAGATCACGAAGAAGCGCGGCGTCGATGTCGTGTTTGAGCATGTGGGTGCTGACACATGGGCAGGCTCGCTCCTTTCCATGAAGCGCGGCGGGCGGCTTGTCACCTGCGGCTCCACCTCCGGTGTCTCGACCAACATGAACCTGATGCAGCTCTTCCAGCAGCAGCTCAAGATTTTCGGATCTTTCGGCTGCCGCATGGAAAACATGGCAGATGCCATGCAGAAGATGGCACGCGGTCTTTGCTCTCCGGCCATCGACACCGAAGTCAGCTTCGCCGACATCGACAAGGCGCTTGCCCGCATGGAAGGCCGCGACGTGTTCGGCAAGATCATCCTGCGCGTGGACTGA